The following are encoded together in the Streptomyces sp. NBC_01465 genome:
- a CDS encoding sugar ABC transporter substrate-binding protein, with amino-acid sequence MNTRTTRTTRPTRKTHHVRLRRTVIAVASSAAALSLSACSIVDSISGDGGSGSSSGPKKGNDITVGLLLPEKENTRYEKFDYPMIKKQVAAMTSNKGKVEYANAESDEGKQKTQIQQMISDKVDVILLDAVNSKTIASSVQAAKDAGIPVIAYDRLAEGPIDAYLSFDNDLVGEVQGRALLKALGKNTSSKKIVMMNGSPSDPNAAQFKQGALSELQGNVEIVKSYDTKDWKGENAAANMKKAISAVGLHNIDAVYAANDVLGGAVIDVLKDAGVTEIPPVTGQDAELDAVQRLVSGDQYMSVYKPYPDEAIAAAEMAVLRAQGRSIEFEALAGDTIDSPTNKDILYRMVPVVTLTKANVKDTVVKDGIYTVKQICTAKYAEDCVAAGLK; translated from the coding sequence GTGAACACCCGCACCACCCGTACCACGCGTCCCACCCGCAAGACCCACCACGTCCGTCTGCGCCGCACGGTCATAGCCGTGGCCTCCTCCGCCGCGGCCCTCTCGCTCTCCGCCTGCTCCATCGTGGACTCCATCAGCGGCGACGGCGGTTCGGGCAGCTCGTCCGGGCCCAAGAAGGGCAACGACATCACGGTGGGTCTGCTCCTTCCGGAGAAGGAGAACACCCGTTACGAGAAGTTCGACTACCCCATGATCAAGAAGCAGGTCGCGGCGATGACCAGCAACAAGGGGAAGGTCGAATACGCCAACGCCGAGTCGGACGAGGGCAAGCAGAAGACCCAGATCCAGCAGATGATCAGCGACAAGGTCGACGTGATCCTCCTGGACGCGGTGAACTCCAAGACCATCGCGAGCAGCGTGCAGGCCGCCAAGGACGCGGGCATCCCCGTCATCGCGTACGACCGGCTGGCCGAGGGGCCGATCGACGCGTACCTCTCCTTCGACAACGACCTGGTCGGCGAGGTGCAGGGCAGGGCGCTCCTGAAGGCGCTCGGCAAGAACACGTCGAGCAAGAAGATCGTGATGATGAACGGGTCGCCGTCCGACCCGAACGCCGCCCAGTTCAAGCAGGGCGCCCTCTCCGAGCTCCAGGGCAACGTGGAGATCGTCAAGTCGTACGACACCAAGGACTGGAAGGGGGAGAACGCCGCGGCCAACATGAAGAAGGCGATCTCCGCCGTCGGCCTGCACAACATCGACGCCGTGTACGCCGCCAACGACGTCCTGGGCGGCGCCGTGATCGACGTCCTGAAGGACGCGGGCGTCACCGAGATCCCGCCGGTCACCGGCCAGGACGCGGAGCTCGACGCGGTGCAGCGGCTCGTCTCCGGCGACCAGTACATGAGCGTGTACAAGCCGTACCCGGACGAGGCCATCGCCGCCGCCGAGATGGCCGTGCTCAGGGCGCAGGGCCGCAGCATCGAGTTCGAGGCGCTGGCCGGCGACACGATCGACAGCCCCACGAACAAGGACATTCTCTACCGGATGGTCCCCGTGGTGACCCTGACGAAGGCCAACGTCAAGGACACCGTGGTCAAGGACGGCATCTACACGGTCAAGCAGATCTGCACGGCCAAGTACGCGGAGGACTGCGTGGCCGCCGGGCTGAAGTAG
- a CDS encoding MFS transporter has product MGVPWFVLQSTGSAAKTGILAFCMLLPVVLAAVVSGPVIDRIGRRRVSVASDLLCAAAVAAVPLLQFAGVLQFWMVCLLMAMTGLFRSPGETARGVLLPTLAERAGMPLTRAAGLYDGAARCAAMTGSALGGALIAVLGPENVLLVDAATFAVAAPLFAYGVRGLPEAQSRGRAEPVSLRAYRRELAEGYRFVAATPLLLALCLMTLTTRGLDQGWSAVLLPVHAREELGGSVDLGLLNAAFGVCALAGALVYGAVGSRFRRWPVFTIAFIVVGLPRFLVAAFTGTFAPLAVIMAVEGLACGVLNPIMAAVTYETVPEELRSRVLSTTTAAVQLATPLGGLAAGFLVDAAGPSSTLLAAGGAYLIATLCPVIFPVWRLMDRPGSPHLQI; this is encoded by the coding sequence ATGGGCGTGCCGTGGTTCGTTCTGCAGAGCACGGGCAGCGCCGCCAAGACCGGGATCCTCGCCTTCTGCATGCTCCTGCCCGTGGTTCTCGCTGCGGTCGTCAGCGGTCCTGTCATCGACCGGATCGGGCGTCGGCGGGTGAGTGTCGCCTCGGACCTCTTGTGTGCAGCCGCCGTTGCCGCAGTTCCGCTGCTGCAGTTCGCCGGCGTCCTGCAGTTCTGGATGGTGTGCCTGCTGATGGCGATGACAGGGCTGTTCCGTTCACCAGGTGAAACGGCCCGCGGTGTTCTGCTGCCCACGCTCGCCGAACGTGCCGGGATGCCACTGACCAGGGCCGCCGGGTTGTACGACGGTGCGGCACGCTGTGCGGCGATGACCGGATCGGCCCTCGGGGGCGCGCTGATCGCCGTACTCGGCCCGGAGAACGTGCTGTTGGTGGACGCCGCAACCTTCGCCGTGGCCGCGCCCCTGTTCGCGTACGGGGTGCGCGGCCTGCCCGAGGCGCAGTCCCGAGGGCGGGCGGAGCCGGTGTCACTGCGGGCCTACCGCCGTGAGCTCGCGGAGGGGTATCGCTTCGTGGCGGCCACGCCGTTGCTCCTGGCCCTGTGCCTGATGACGCTGACGACCAGAGGCCTCGACCAGGGATGGAGCGCCGTGCTTCTCCCCGTGCATGCCCGTGAGGAGCTCGGCGGTTCCGTCGATCTCGGCCTGCTCAACGCGGCGTTCGGGGTCTGCGCCCTCGCGGGGGCGCTGGTCTATGGGGCGGTGGGCAGCCGCTTCCGGCGATGGCCGGTGTTCACGATCGCGTTCATCGTCGTGGGTCTGCCGCGCTTCCTGGTGGCCGCCTTCACCGGCACCTTCGCGCCGCTGGCCGTGATCATGGCGGTCGAGGGTCTGGCGTGCGGGGTGCTCAATCCCATCATGGCCGCGGTGACGTACGAGACAGTCCCGGAGGAACTGCGCAGCCGCGTACTGAGTACGACAACAGCCGCGGTCCAGCTGGCCACTCCGCTGGGAGGACTGGCTGCGGGTTTCCTCGTGGATGCGGCCGGCCCGTCCTCGACACTGCTGGCGGCAGGCGGCGCGTATCTGATCGCCACGTTGTGCCCGGTGATCTTCCCGGTCTGGCGCCTGATGGACCGTCCCGGTTCACCTCACCTGCAGATCTGA
- a CDS encoding NADP-dependent oxidoreductase, whose translation MKTQTMNAIRQETLGGPEVLRLVEVERPAPGPSEVLVRVHAAGVNPTDWWHRATGGLTGGAPVPLGWDVSGTVEEVGLGVTKFQVGDEVYGMPLLPQAAGTYAEFIVSPTRHLARKPAGISHVEAAALPVAALTAWQTLVDAAGVQPGQRVLIHAAAGGVGHLAVQIAKARGAYVIGTARAAKHDFVRGLGADEVVDYTQTAFETAVSDIDIVLDAIGGEYGPRSLKTLRPGGIVLSIASPAEAELTPVAAELGLRAAFTIVEPDHAGLTEIAALVESGKLRVVIDTVLPLAEAAKAHEIGESGRTTGKIVLTVDAVQPTA comes from the coding sequence ATGAAGACACAGACCATGAACGCCATCCGCCAGGAGACCCTCGGCGGCCCCGAAGTCCTCCGGCTCGTCGAGGTCGAGCGCCCCGCCCCCGGCCCCTCCGAGGTCCTGGTCCGCGTCCACGCGGCGGGCGTCAACCCGACCGACTGGTGGCACCGGGCGACCGGCGGCCTGACCGGCGGCGCGCCCGTGCCGCTCGGCTGGGACGTCTCCGGGACGGTCGAGGAGGTCGGCCTCGGGGTGACGAAGTTCCAGGTGGGCGACGAGGTGTACGGGATGCCGCTGCTGCCCCAAGCAGCCGGTACGTACGCGGAGTTCATCGTCTCCCCCACCCGCCACCTCGCCCGCAAGCCCGCCGGGATCTCCCACGTGGAGGCCGCCGCGCTCCCCGTCGCGGCGCTCACCGCCTGGCAGACGCTGGTGGACGCGGCGGGCGTACAGCCGGGCCAGCGCGTCCTGATCCACGCGGCGGCGGGCGGCGTCGGCCACCTCGCGGTGCAGATCGCGAAGGCGCGAGGGGCGTACGTCATCGGGACGGCCCGCGCCGCCAAGCACGATTTCGTACGCGGCCTGGGCGCCGACGAGGTCGTCGACTACACGCAGACGGCGTTCGAGACGGCCGTCTCCGACATCGACATCGTGCTGGACGCGATCGGCGGGGAGTACGGCCCCCGGTCGCTGAAGACGCTGCGACCGGGTGGCATCGTGCTCTCGATCGCGTCCCCGGCGGAGGCCGAACTGACGCCCGTTGCCGCCGAGTTGGGGCTGCGCGCCGCCTTCACGATCGTCGAGCCCGACCACGCGGGCCTCACGGAGATCGCCGCGCTCGTCGAGTCGGGGAAGCTCCGTGTCGTGATCGACACGGTGCTGCCGCTCGCCGAGGCGGCGAAGGCGCACGAGATCGGGGAGTCGGGCCGTACGACCGGAAAGATCGTGCTGACCGTGGACGCCGTACAGCCGACCGCGTAG
- a CDS encoding DUF4232 domain-containing protein: MTTPIRRSVPALAALALLTAVAATGCVSSPEPVSTVETRVPRPSAPVKAEKLETESPNPYGSLPPATPKSTPFARPDTKTDCSAHPGLVVRTGLVDAAMGLRAMGFTLTNCSGRPLALNGYPDLRVLDADRKPVTPKATPSSYGKKPAPVTLRSGETAQSSVIWRNTVTDSTVVATVGEYLLIAPAAGDATQVVKSGEMLDLGNTGKAEVTPWVREQS, from the coding sequence GTGACGACTCCGATACGCCGCTCCGTGCCCGCCCTTGCCGCCCTCGCGCTGCTGACCGCCGTGGCCGCGACCGGCTGCGTCTCGTCGCCCGAGCCGGTCTCCACGGTGGAGACCCGAGTGCCCCGGCCCTCCGCCCCGGTGAAGGCCGAGAAGCTCGAGACGGAGTCACCGAACCCCTACGGCAGCCTGCCGCCCGCCACGCCCAAGTCCACCCCCTTCGCCCGGCCGGACACGAAGACCGACTGCTCCGCCCACCCCGGCCTCGTCGTCAGGACCGGCCTGGTCGACGCCGCCATGGGCCTCCGCGCTATGGGCTTCACCCTCACCAACTGCAGCGGCCGCCCGCTCGCCCTCAACGGCTATCCGGACCTGCGCGTCCTCGACGCGGACCGCAAGCCGGTGACCCCGAAGGCGACTCCGTCGTCGTACGGGAAGAAGCCCGCCCCCGTGACCCTGCGCTCCGGCGAGACCGCGCAGTCCTCGGTGATCTGGCGGAACACGGTGACCGACTCGACCGTGGTCGCCACCGTCGGCGAGTACCTCCTCATCGCCCCGGCGGCCGGCGACGCCACCCAGGTCGTTAAGTCCGGCGAGATGCTCGACCTCGGCAACACCGGGAAGGCGGAGGTCACTCCGTGGGTGCGGGAGCAGTCCTAG
- a CDS encoding HNH endonuclease signature motif containing protein has product MEEQQQQLQPGTPDEWAAYLRMQDPSAHVMDLLPVLDAEKLSPAGKIDALAVLERCASWVAACQVPLLAGIDAQTSAELPVGADFETTLLHDWDYAAEQVACALKLSGAGAADRLEVARALVDRLPQTLELLAQGEISWRQAKTVVDACAVLDDETTAKVEDAVVGKLPTQAAHETRRMLNRTIARLDPEGAAARHEQRRLERTTVNYPQPDGMALFGAIVPAEQAAMMEQAVDAHAATFADDGRTLSQKRADALFDLITGTTNTPTTGGRSAAVVQITVPLDVLIGASEEPAELKGYGPITAGQARDVAFAEGTVWRRLITHPTTGMVVKTDPTTYKPTAETTRHVEARDRHCAFPTCRMPAHRTDLDHVVEFDHHDPAAGGQSVPENLIPLCRRHHGLKHRGGWKVVRDDTNGQTHWTAPTGHTYTNTPDTWTE; this is encoded by the coding sequence ATGGAAGAACAGCAGCAACAGCTACAGCCGGGGACGCCGGACGAGTGGGCGGCGTACTTGCGCATGCAGGATCCGTCGGCGCATGTGATGGATCTGCTGCCGGTCCTGGATGCGGAGAAGCTCTCCCCGGCGGGGAAGATCGACGCGCTGGCGGTACTGGAACGCTGCGCATCCTGGGTCGCGGCCTGCCAAGTCCCGCTGCTGGCGGGGATCGACGCGCAGACCAGTGCCGAGTTGCCGGTGGGTGCGGACTTCGAGACCACCCTGCTTCATGACTGGGACTACGCGGCCGAACAGGTCGCCTGCGCCCTGAAGCTGAGCGGGGCAGGAGCAGCGGACCGCCTGGAAGTGGCCCGCGCGCTGGTGGACCGCCTGCCCCAGACCCTGGAACTCCTCGCACAGGGGGAAATCTCCTGGCGGCAGGCCAAAACGGTCGTCGATGCCTGCGCTGTCCTGGACGACGAGACGACCGCGAAGGTCGAGGACGCGGTCGTGGGCAAGCTGCCCACCCAGGCGGCGCATGAGACCCGGCGGATGCTGAACCGCACGATTGCCCGCCTCGACCCCGAGGGTGCGGCCGCCCGCCACGAGCAGCGGCGTCTGGAGCGGACCACGGTGAACTACCCGCAGCCGGACGGGATGGCACTGTTCGGGGCGATCGTTCCGGCCGAGCAGGCAGCGATGATGGAACAGGCCGTCGACGCCCACGCCGCCACCTTCGCCGACGACGGCCGCACCCTGTCCCAGAAGCGGGCGGACGCCCTCTTCGACCTCATCACCGGTACCACCAACACACCCACAACCGGCGGGCGTTCAGCGGCGGTCGTGCAGATCACCGTCCCGCTGGACGTGCTGATCGGGGCGAGCGAGGAGCCCGCAGAGTTGAAGGGCTACGGCCCGATCACCGCAGGACAAGCCCGCGACGTGGCGTTCGCGGAAGGCACGGTCTGGCGGCGGCTGATCACCCACCCGACCACCGGGATGGTCGTGAAAACCGACCCCACCACCTACAAACCCACCGCCGAGACCACCCGCCACGTCGAAGCCCGCGACCGCCACTGCGCGTTCCCTACCTGTCGAATGCCCGCCCACCGCACCGACCTCGACCACGTTGTGGAATTCGACCACCACGACCCGGCAGCGGGCGGACAGTCAGTGCCCGAGAACCTGATCCCGCTGTGCCGCCGCCACCACGGACTCAAGCACCGAGGTGGCTGGAAGGTCGTACGAGACGACACCAACGGCCAGACGCACTGGACGGCGCCCACCGGGCACACCTACACCAACACCCCTGACACCTGGACCGAATAA
- a CDS encoding carboxymuconolactone decarboxylase family protein gives MQARMKNPAQIVPGAMTAILDLVKAIEKSAASGVTMELVHMRVSQINGCSACVVGGIPSAKKSGVTDDQLHSVAVWREAPYFSDSERAALELAESATRLADGRGVPDDVWDAAADHFTEDELAAIILMIGLTNLFNRLNATTRQVAGATW, from the coding sequence ATGCAGGCACGAATGAAGAACCCGGCCCAGATCGTCCCCGGCGCGATGACCGCGATCCTCGACCTGGTCAAGGCGATCGAGAAGAGCGCCGCCTCCGGAGTGACCATGGAGCTCGTCCACATGCGGGTATCGCAGATCAACGGGTGCAGCGCCTGTGTGGTCGGAGGCATACCGAGTGCGAAGAAGAGCGGGGTGACCGACGACCAGCTGCACTCGGTCGCCGTGTGGCGCGAGGCCCCGTACTTCAGTGACTCCGAGCGTGCCGCGCTGGAGCTGGCGGAGTCCGCGACCCGGCTGGCCGACGGGCGGGGTGTGCCGGACGACGTGTGGGACGCGGCTGCCGACCACTTCACCGAGGACGAGCTCGCCGCGATCATCCTCATGATCGGGCTGACGAACCTCTTCAACCGGCTCAACGCCACGACCCGGCAGGTCGCGGGCGCGACCTGGTAG
- a CDS encoding DUF397 domain-containing protein, with protein sequence MPALTWQKSSFSGGPEGECVYVTATPDGTIRLRESDTPNTQLTTTPPGLAALLNYARNSARP encoded by the coding sequence ATGCCCGCGCTCACTTGGCAGAAGTCATCGTTCAGCGGCGGCCCGGAGGGCGAGTGCGTCTATGTCACCGCCACCCCAGACGGAACGATCCGCCTCCGCGAGAGCGACACCCCCAACACTCAACTCACCACAACGCCCCCGGGCCTCGCCGCACTCCTGAACTACGCGAGGAACAGCGCGCGCCCATGA
- a CDS encoding ATP-binding protein codes for MEDLDPDQRHAPHREPLQRVHTYSLFTPGDASAPKVCRDFVGSVLLARELAHLVAAATLCTSELVTNVHLHTKGEAMVRMLVRPWRVRVSVFDESSALPVPRQAGALECYGLGLGVVAATADLWGVVQDRGGRHAKGVWFELGASAGGEGVGDRG; via the coding sequence ATGGAAGACCTGGACCCCGACCAACGCCATGCCCCGCACCGGGAGCCCCTCCAACGCGTCCACACCTACAGCCTGTTCACCCCGGGGGATGCCTCCGCGCCCAAGGTCTGCCGCGACTTCGTCGGCTCCGTTCTGCTCGCGCGCGAGCTCGCGCACCTCGTCGCGGCCGCCACCCTCTGCACCTCGGAGCTCGTCACCAACGTCCATCTGCACACCAAGGGCGAGGCGATGGTGCGCATGCTGGTGCGGCCGTGGCGGGTGCGGGTCAGTGTCTTCGACGAGAGTTCCGCCCTGCCCGTGCCGCGGCAGGCCGGGGCGCTGGAGTGCTACGGGCTCGGGCTGGGGGTTGTTGCCGCCACCGCGGACCTGTGGGGGGTCGTACAGGACCGGGGTGGGCGGCATGCCAAGGGGGTCTGGTTCGAGTTGGGGGCCTCAGCCGGTGGTGAGGGCGTCGGCGATCGGGGTTAG
- a CDS encoding sigma-70 family RNA polymerase sigma factor, which produces MDEKNLLAERFEENRTHLRAVAYRMLGSVAEAEDAVQESWFRADRSDLSEVRNLSGWLTTVVGRVCLDMLRTRKARREDLLDTHIPDPLVTRIDSPVTDPEQEVLQADAVGLALLVVLETLPPAERLAFVLHDMFAVPFDDIAPIVDRTPTTTRQLASRARRKVEGSAPSPDPDQARQREVVEAFLAAAREGDFEALVSVLDPDIVFRLDAGSDLSRLVRGATTVASGAITFSRNAPHSRLVLINGEVGLFATMEGNPISLMAFTVKDGKVAEINLLTDPSRLTPIADALTTG; this is translated from the coding sequence GTGGACGAGAAGAATCTTCTGGCCGAGCGCTTCGAGGAGAACAGGACCCATCTCAGGGCCGTCGCCTACCGCATGCTCGGCTCGGTCGCCGAGGCCGAGGACGCGGTCCAGGAGTCCTGGTTCAGGGCCGACCGCTCGGACCTCTCCGAGGTCCGGAACCTCTCCGGCTGGCTGACCACGGTCGTGGGCCGCGTCTGCCTCGACATGCTCCGCACCCGCAAGGCCCGCCGCGAGGACCTCCTCGACACCCACATCCCGGACCCGCTGGTCACCCGCATCGACTCTCCCGTGACCGACCCCGAGCAGGAGGTCCTCCAGGCGGACGCGGTCGGCCTGGCCCTCCTCGTGGTCCTGGAGACGCTGCCCCCGGCCGAACGTCTCGCCTTCGTACTCCACGACATGTTCGCCGTCCCCTTCGACGACATCGCCCCGATCGTGGACCGCACCCCCACAACGACCCGCCAGCTCGCCAGCCGCGCCCGCCGCAAGGTCGAGGGCTCGGCCCCGTCCCCCGACCCGGACCAGGCGCGCCAGCGCGAGGTGGTCGAGGCGTTCCTGGCGGCGGCCCGCGAGGGCGACTTCGAGGCGCTGGTCTCGGTCCTGGACCCGGACATCGTCTTCCGCCTGGACGCCGGCTCGGACCTCTCCCGTCTCGTACGGGGAGCGACGACGGTGGCGAGCGGCGCCATCACCTTCTCGCGCAACGCCCCCCACTCGCGCCTGGTCCTCATCAACGGCGAGGTGGGCCTCTTCGCGACCATGGAAGGCAACCCGATCTCGCTCATGGCGTTCACCGTCAAGGACGGCAAGGTCGCGGAGATCAACCTCCTCACGGACCCGTCCCGCCTAACCCCGATCGCCGACGCCCTCACCACCGGCTGA
- a CDS encoding GlxA family transcriptional regulator, translating into MPAPAASPRRPHRVVVLALEGVYPFEMSIPVRIFGTAEAPDGSPLYEVITCSVDGAPVRTSADFTVNVEHGPEAIATADTLVIPPFTCAPAERDWLPAPVAAALARLRPGARTVSICTASYVLAAAGLLDGRPATTHWNESGDFQRAFPQVKVDPGVLFIDDGDVLTAAGVAAGVDLCMHLLRRDHGSEVANRVARLCVVPPWREGGQAQYIDRPLPEPAAATTTATRAWALGELQRPISLGELAAHARMSVRTFSRRFREEVGMTPGQWLTQQRVERARRLLETTDLGVDRVADEAGFGTAASMRQHLVAAIGVSPMAYRQTFRASDLQVR; encoded by the coding sequence ATGCCCGCTCCCGCCGCATCACCTCGCCGTCCGCACCGCGTCGTCGTCCTCGCCCTCGAAGGCGTCTACCCCTTCGAAATGTCCATCCCGGTAAGGATCTTCGGCACGGCGGAGGCCCCGGACGGCTCCCCTCTGTACGAGGTGATCACCTGCAGCGTCGACGGCGCCCCCGTCCGCACCAGCGCCGACTTCACGGTCAACGTCGAGCACGGCCCCGAAGCCATCGCGACCGCCGACACCCTGGTCATCCCGCCCTTCACGTGCGCGCCGGCGGAACGCGACTGGCTCCCCGCACCGGTCGCCGCCGCCCTGGCCCGCCTCCGCCCCGGCGCACGTACCGTCTCGATCTGCACGGCGTCGTACGTCCTCGCCGCAGCCGGTCTCCTCGACGGCCGCCCCGCGACCACCCACTGGAACGAGTCCGGGGACTTCCAGCGCGCCTTTCCCCAGGTCAAGGTCGACCCCGGCGTCCTGTTCATCGACGACGGCGACGTCCTGACGGCGGCCGGCGTCGCGGCGGGCGTCGACCTCTGCATGCATCTGCTGCGCCGCGACCACGGCTCGGAGGTGGCGAACCGGGTCGCCAGGCTGTGCGTCGTACCGCCGTGGCGGGAGGGCGGCCAGGCCCAGTACATCGACCGCCCGTTGCCGGAGCCGGCCGCCGCGACGACGACCGCGACCCGGGCGTGGGCGCTGGGCGAGCTCCAACGCCCCATCTCGCTGGGTGAGTTGGCGGCGCACGCCCGTATGTCCGTCCGGACCTTCTCGCGCCGCTTCCGCGAGGAGGTCGGCATGACCCCCGGCCAGTGGCTCACCCAGCAGCGCGTGGAGCGGGCCCGCCGCCTCCTGGAGACGACGGACCTGGGGGTCGACCGGGTGGCGGACGAGGCGGGGTTCGGGACGGCGGCTTCGATGCGGCAGCATCTGGTGGCGGCGATCGGGGTGTCCCCGATGGCGTACCGGCAGACGTTCCGGGCGTCAGATCTGCAGGTGAGGTGA
- a CDS encoding helix-turn-helix domain-containing protein yields MPVGLRTTISERQRRLGFELKQLREHAGLSAGEAAERINMSRGQLSHIELGRTSVLTDRLLDLCQTYGRAEEPYVSALVAMSEATGKGWWSAYRKVIGTGPRNLAELEDSARELRTHQPLFIPGLLQTEEYARAIFLSPKLGFENIDEALAFRMERQRALTAGSPPAVHAVIHEAALHMRFGGATILRQQLLHLVELARLPHVTIQIYPFTAEAYGALSGPFHYVRPTLPELATVVLEQPTGLLYLTEREQLGQYDTLFEQLSDHALPPINPSAASSPQATKDSTALLQHLLYSL; encoded by the coding sequence ATGCCTGTGGGACTGCGCACCACGATCAGCGAGCGCCAGCGGCGACTCGGGTTCGAGCTCAAACAGCTGCGCGAGCACGCAGGACTGAGCGCAGGCGAAGCCGCCGAACGGATCAACATGAGCCGTGGGCAGCTCAGCCACATCGAACTGGGTCGCACGTCCGTCCTGACCGACCGCCTACTTGATCTCTGCCAAACGTACGGGCGCGCAGAAGAACCCTACGTAAGTGCTCTGGTCGCCATGTCCGAGGCGACGGGCAAAGGCTGGTGGTCCGCGTACCGCAAAGTGATCGGGACGGGCCCGCGCAACCTTGCCGAGCTGGAGGACTCGGCCCGCGAACTGCGCACTCACCAGCCTCTGTTCATCCCCGGGCTCCTCCAGACCGAGGAGTACGCGCGCGCCATCTTCCTGAGCCCGAAGCTGGGCTTCGAGAACATCGACGAAGCGCTAGCGTTCCGCATGGAGCGCCAGCGCGCCCTGACGGCCGGCTCCCCGCCCGCGGTACACGCCGTCATCCACGAGGCGGCACTGCACATGCGCTTCGGAGGCGCCACGATCCTCCGTCAACAGCTCCTTCACCTGGTCGAGCTTGCCCGTCTGCCCCATGTGACCATCCAGATCTACCCGTTCACGGCGGAGGCGTACGGCGCACTGAGCGGCCCCTTCCACTACGTACGCCCTACGCTTCCGGAGCTGGCCACGGTGGTCCTGGAGCAGCCGACCGGCCTCCTCTACCTCACCGAGCGGGAACAACTAGGCCAGTACGACACGTTGTTCGAGCAACTGTCCGACCACGCGCTGCCCCCCATCAACCCCTCGGCTGCCTCGTCCCCGCAGGCGACAAAGGACTCGACAGCTCTGCTCCAGCACCTCCTCTACTCCCTCTAG
- a CDS encoding N-acyl homoserine lactonase family protein: MGRMVISSDTSVPVRRLDLGYFVRPASETGSGEPRVEPVLAYLVRHEGGLLLFDTGLGDAGAETEAHYRPHRRPLEAALGAAGVGVEDITQVVNCHLHFDHCGGNPLFAGTPVFVQREELGAARGGDYTADQLVDFGGVLYEELEGEAEILPGVWIIPTPGHTAGHQSLAVRRPDGAVILAGQAHDFASHYASAQLARRAALEGVAGPLPGYPGWLDRIADFDPRRVLFAHDNSVWEPGS; this comes from the coding sequence ATGGGGCGGATGGTGATCTCCAGCGATACCTCCGTGCCCGTACGCCGCCTGGATCTTGGGTACTTCGTGCGGCCCGCCTCCGAGACGGGGAGCGGGGAGCCGCGCGTCGAGCCGGTCCTCGCGTATCTCGTACGGCACGAGGGCGGGCTGCTGCTCTTCGACACGGGGCTCGGGGACGCGGGGGCGGAGACCGAGGCCCACTACCGGCCGCACCGCAGGCCGCTGGAGGCGGCGTTGGGGGCCGCAGGGGTGGGGGTGGAGGACATCACGCAGGTCGTCAACTGCCATCTGCACTTCGATCACTGCGGCGGCAATCCACTGTTCGCGGGGACGCCCGTTTTTGTCCAGCGGGAGGAGCTCGGCGCCGCGCGGGGCGGGGACTACACGGCGGACCAACTGGTTGACTTCGGCGGGGTGTTGTACGAGGAGCTGGAGGGCGAGGCGGAGATCCTGCCCGGGGTGTGGATCATCCCGACCCCCGGCCACACCGCCGGTCATCAGTCCCTCGCCGTACGCCGGCCCGACGGCGCGGTGATTCTCGCCGGGCAGGCGCACGACTTCGCCTCGCACTACGCCTCCGCCCAGCTGGCCCGCCGCGCCGCCCTGGAGGGGGTGGCAGGACCGCTGCCCGGGTATCCGGGGTGGCTGGACCGGATCGCCGACTTCGATCCGCGGCGGGTGCTGTTCGCGCACGACAACTCGGTCTGGGAGCCCGGTAGTTGA